In Thermodesulfobacteriota bacterium, the genomic stretch AACGGATATATTTATTATATCAGATGCACCAAGATGTGCCGGTATTCGGACAAAAAAATCCCCCAGACCATACCGGCTTGGGGGATTATTGCATATAGCTTACGCTCACTGACAAAAAAAGGCAGCCCTATAACGCGAAGAGCAGCCAAGCCCCGCCTGCAGCTATCAGTCCGCCCGCGTAGCGCACCAGATGGACCCTGTTGAGGGCTTTAAAGGCGACTCCGATACCGATGCCGCAAAGATGCAGAAGAGCGGTCGAGATAACAAAACCGGCGCTGTAAGCGAGCCCAGACGCACTGCCCGGTATCTCTGCACCATGCGCGTGTCCATGAAAGACGGCAAAGACCCCGACTATCGCGACGCTTAGAGCGACAGGGAACCTGGCGGCAGCCGTTACAAGGAGCCCAAGAACCAGTACAGAAGTCGCAATGCCCTCCTCGATTAGTGGCACCGCA encodes the following:
- a CDS encoding HupE/UreJ family protein, translated to MDLKSKTLLLAAVYLLTPAAAYAHTGMGNAHGFMHGFGHPAGGLDHVLAMVAVGIWAAQAGNRAVWAVPTAFVSLMAFGGFLGLSGIAVPLIEEGIATSVLVLGLLVTAAARFPVALSVAIVGVFAVFHGHAHGAEIPGSASGLAYSAGFVISTALLHLCGIGIGVAFKALNRVHLVRYAGGLIAAGGAWLLFAL